In Nocardia yunnanensis, one DNA window encodes the following:
- a CDS encoding YdcF family protein, whose protein sequence is MLDAGRHRKITSTGRWRDVRLELGRRTSGRHHRPTPNPLRTWTIQALLPGATVIALATAAAPASADPAPAYPDPASDAPDAITDGPDSLPAQPDSAPAAPDTIAGQPPTHVEPLAGLSTDVLSSIDALSTLNFPGMDLPGVNLPALFTPDTAIVVLGYGLTPEGEMRPELMARLYAGYVSALLSPAAPVIVTGGNPQNGVTEADAMADWLVDHGIDRARIHTETKANSTVQNAAFSAQLMDAIGAHAAILITSADHIARALNNFRAAGISVVATMTPDAAPLSAEPFGPVR, encoded by the coding sequence ATGCTCGACGCAGGTAGACATCGGAAGATCACATCCACTGGCCGCTGGCGGGACGTGCGCCTGGAGCTGGGGCGACGCACATCCGGCCGACATCACCGGCCGACCCCGAACCCGCTGCGCACCTGGACGATTCAAGCGCTGCTGCCGGGAGCGACCGTCATCGCCCTGGCCACCGCCGCCGCCCCGGCCTCCGCGGACCCCGCCCCGGCCTATCCGGACCCGGCCTCGGACGCACCGGATGCCATCACCGACGGTCCGGATTCCCTTCCCGCCCAGCCGGATTCGGCCCCGGCCGCCCCCGACACGATCGCCGGACAGCCGCCGACCCACGTCGAGCCGCTGGCCGGATTGTCCACCGACGTCCTGTCCAGCATCGACGCCCTCTCGACCCTGAATTTCCCGGGCATGGATCTGCCCGGGGTCAACCTGCCGGCCCTGTTCACCCCGGACACCGCGATCGTGGTGCTGGGCTACGGCCTGACGCCCGAGGGCGAGATGCGCCCGGAACTGATGGCCCGCCTCTACGCCGGTTACGTCTCGGCACTCCTGTCCCCCGCGGCCCCGGTCATCGTGACCGGCGGCAATCCGCAGAACGGGGTCACCGAGGCGGACGCCATGGCCGACTGGCTAGTCGATCACGGTATCGACCGCGCCCGCATCCACACCGAGACCAAGGCCAACTCCACCGTCCAGAACGCCGCCTTCTCGGCGCAGCTGATGGATGCGATCGGCGCGCACGCGGCCATCCTCATCACCTCGGCCGATCACATCGCGCGGGCGCTCAACAACTTCCGCGCGGCCGGAATCTCGGTGGTGGCCACCATGACCCCCGATGCCGCGCCGCTGTCGGCGGAGCCCTTCGGCCCGGTGCGATGA
- the trpD gene encoding anthranilate phosphoribosyltransferase has protein sequence MSARSWREVLGILTDGNDLAADEAAWAMNEIFTDNATSAQIAAFGVALKMKGPTPTELNGLAGGMLAHARRVPFEGSAIDIVGTGGDRSGSVNISTMSSIVVAASGIPVVKHGNRAASSKSGGADVLEALGVKIALGPRSVAECVRQTGIGFCFAPVFHPSLRYASKARGEIGIPTVFNILGPLTNPAQPGAGLIGCAFPDLVAVIAGVFAERGASALVVRGNDGLDEITTADTTDVWVVAGGRQHETTIDPTQLGIERVDPSALRGGDAETNAVIARNMFAGDPGPVRDAVLLNSAAALVAYELRPEEVAADLHAKLAVALKRVSETVDSGAAANLLERWVAVSNELDAN, from the coding sequence ATGAGTGCGCGCAGCTGGCGAGAAGTTCTCGGCATCCTCACCGACGGCAACGATCTGGCCGCGGACGAGGCCGCGTGGGCGATGAACGAGATCTTCACCGACAACGCCACCTCCGCGCAGATCGCGGCCTTCGGCGTGGCCCTGAAGATGAAGGGCCCGACCCCGACCGAGCTCAACGGCCTGGCCGGCGGGATGCTCGCGCACGCCCGCCGCGTCCCGTTCGAGGGCTCGGCGATCGATATCGTCGGCACCGGCGGTGACCGTTCGGGCAGCGTGAACATCTCCACCATGTCCTCGATCGTGGTGGCGGCCAGCGGAATTCCGGTGGTCAAGCACGGCAACCGGGCGGCGTCGTCGAAGAGCGGCGGCGCGGACGTGCTGGAGGCGCTGGGCGTGAAGATCGCGCTCGGCCCGCGGTCGGTGGCGGAATGCGTGCGGCAGACCGGCATCGGCTTCTGCTTCGCGCCCGTGTTCCATCCCTCGCTGCGCTACGCCAGCAAGGCCCGCGGTGAGATCGGCATTCCGACGGTCTTCAACATCCTGGGCCCGCTGACCAATCCGGCGCAGCCGGGCGCGGGCCTGATCGGCTGCGCCTTCCCGGATCTGGTGGCGGTGATCGCGGGCGTGTTCGCCGAGCGCGGCGCCTCGGCGCTGGTGGTGCGCGGCAACGACGGCCTGGACGAGATCACCACCGCCGACACCACCGATGTGTGGGTGGTCGCGGGCGGCCGGCAGCACGAAACCACCATCGACCCCACCCAACTCGGCATCGAGCGCGTGGATCCCTCGGCCCTGCGCGGCGGCGACGCGGAGACGAACGCGGTGATCGCCCGCAACATGTTCGCCGGCGATCCCGGTCCGGTGCGGGACGCGGTGCTGTTGAATTCGGCCGCGGCGCTGGTGGCCTACGAGCTGCGCCCCGAGGAGGTCGCCGCCGACCTGCACGCCAAGCTGGCGGTGGCGTTGAAGCGGGTGTCGGAGACCGTGGATTCGGGTGCGGCGGCGAACCTGCTGGAGCGCTGGGTCGCGGTCTCGAACGAGCTGGACGCGAACTGA
- a CDS encoding dihydrofolate reductase family protein: protein MRKITAGMFISLDGIIADPQDWHFPYFNDEMGEGVSTLAAAADTMLFGRVTYDGFAGAWPEREAAGGEDAGFAKALGDMRKVVFSHRDLELSWRNSEQPRGDLVAEVTALKAEEGGDITLSGSTSIVRQLLAASLIDELHLFVHPIVLRNGGMRLFDEGTPIPLQLLSATTFKTGVLHTVYGPADKPADVSYDEAKKHIAQ, encoded by the coding sequence ATGCGCAAGATCACCGCCGGCATGTTCATCTCCCTCGATGGCATCATCGCCGACCCGCAGGACTGGCACTTCCCGTACTTCAACGACGAGATGGGCGAGGGCGTCTCGACCCTGGCCGCCGCGGCCGACACCATGCTGTTCGGTCGCGTCACCTACGACGGCTTCGCCGGCGCCTGGCCGGAGCGGGAGGCGGCGGGCGGCGAGGACGCCGGATTCGCCAAGGCGCTGGGCGATATGCGCAAGGTCGTGTTCTCGCACCGCGACCTCGAGCTGAGCTGGCGCAATTCCGAACAGCCCCGGGGCGATCTGGTCGCCGAGGTGACCGCGCTCAAGGCCGAGGAGGGCGGCGATATCACGCTCAGCGGCTCGACCTCGATCGTGCGGCAGCTGCTGGCCGCGAGCCTGATCGACGAACTGCACCTGTTCGTGCACCCGATCGTGCTGCGCAACGGCGGCATGCGGCTGTTCGACGAGGGCACTCCGATTCCGCTGCAACTGCTGTCGGCCACGACGTTCAAGACCGGTGTGCTGCACACGGTCTACGGTCCCGCCGACAAGCCCGCCGATGTCAGCTACGACGAGGCGAAGAAGCATATCGCCCAATAG
- a CDS encoding long-chain-fatty-acid--CoA ligase, translating to MNATLSLASILAEPAWRRPDHLALVEGEQRITFRDLWRQAREQAGALIELGVRPGDRVALMGPNTADFPRAYFAILAAGATVVPVHLLLTADEAEYVLRDSGAKTLICHPMVEAVGKEAAARVGIDCLNPKELAGEAIPAYVSRGPLDTAVVFYTSGTTGRPKGAELSHLNMVMCATVNAFDANEVKREDIALGALPLFHVFGQTVSMNSHWRLGATLVLMPRFDAAQAIELMVREHVNTFHGVPTMYHGLLEAAQNAEELPRLRLCISGGAAMPPVIIEEFEKVYGAHILEGYGLSETSPTATVNQPLLGPKVGTVGHPVWGVDVEIAAAEVRDRIELLPAGTVGEVVVRGHNVFGGYTGRPDATAEVMVDSWFRTGDLGVKDDDGYLRIVDRIKEMIIRGGFNVYPTEVEAALLRHPNISQVAVIGVPDDNYGEEILAVVVPSGPLTAEEVVDYAKEHVARYKYPRRVEFVTELPMGPTHKILKRELEQRYV from the coding sequence ATGAACGCGACTCTCTCCCTGGCCAGCATTCTCGCCGAACCGGCGTGGCGGCGACCCGATCACCTCGCCCTCGTCGAGGGCGAGCAGCGCATCACCTTCCGCGACCTGTGGCGGCAGGCCCGCGAACAGGCCGGTGCGCTCATCGAACTCGGGGTGCGGCCGGGTGACCGGGTCGCGCTCATGGGACCCAATACCGCCGACTTCCCGCGCGCCTACTTCGCCATCCTGGCGGCGGGCGCGACGGTGGTGCCGGTGCATCTGCTGCTCACCGCCGACGAGGCCGAATACGTGCTGCGCGACAGCGGGGCCAAGACGCTCATCTGCCATCCGATGGTGGAGGCGGTGGGCAAGGAGGCCGCGGCCCGCGTCGGTATCGACTGCCTGAACCCGAAAGAGCTTGCGGGCGAGGCGATTCCGGCGTACGTGTCACGCGGCCCGCTCGACACCGCCGTGGTGTTCTACACCAGCGGCACCACCGGGCGGCCCAAGGGCGCGGAGCTCAGCCACCTCAATATGGTCATGTGCGCCACCGTCAACGCCTTCGACGCCAACGAGGTCAAGCGCGAGGACATCGCGCTGGGCGCGCTGCCGCTGTTCCACGTGTTCGGGCAGACCGTCTCCATGAACTCGCACTGGCGGCTCGGCGCGACCCTGGTGCTCATGCCGAGATTCGATGCGGCACAGGCGATCGAGCTCATGGTGCGCGAGCACGTCAACACCTTCCACGGCGTTCCGACCATGTACCACGGCCTGCTCGAGGCGGCGCAGAACGCTGAGGAGCTGCCGCGGTTGCGGCTGTGCATCAGCGGCGGCGCGGCCATGCCGCCGGTCATCATCGAGGAGTTCGAGAAGGTCTACGGCGCACACATTCTCGAAGGCTACGGGCTGTCGGAGACCTCGCCGACCGCCACGGTCAACCAGCCGCTGCTGGGCCCGAAGGTCGGCACCGTCGGCCATCCGGTCTGGGGTGTGGACGTCGAGATCGCCGCCGCCGAGGTGCGCGATCGTATCGAGCTGCTGCCCGCCGGGACCGTCGGTGAGGTGGTGGTGCGCGGGCACAATGTGTTCGGCGGCTACACCGGACGCCCCGACGCCACCGCGGAAGTCATGGTGGACAGCTGGTTCCGCACCGGCGACCTCGGCGTCAAGGACGACGACGGCTACCTGCGCATCGTGGACCGGATCAAGGAGATGATCATTCGCGGCGGGTTCAACGTCTATCCCACCGAGGTGGAGGCGGCGCTGCTGCGGCATCCGAACATCTCGCAGGTCGCGGTGATCGGGGTGCCGGACGACAACTACGGCGAGGAGATCCTGGCCGTCGTGGTGCCGTCGGGGCCGCTGACCGCCGAGGAAGTGGTCGACTACGCGAAAGAGCATGTGGCACGGTACAAGTACCCGCGCCGCGTCGAGTTCGTCACCGAATTGCCGATGGGGCCGACGCACAAGATCCTCAAGCGCGAACTCGAGCAGCGTTACGTCTGA
- a CDS encoding acyl-CoA dehydrogenase family protein, whose protein sequence is MQRTVFDKDHEAFRETVRAFLEAEVVPVYEEWYAAGIVPREFYYKLGELGVFGIEVPEEFGGAGIESFKFQAILIEECARAAVSLGGSGVHVGLCLPYILNLATQEQKERWLPGFVSGETMFAIAMTEPGTGSDLAGMRTTAKLSEDGTHYVLNGSKTFITGGVLADRVIVCARTAAPAEGDRRHGISLFAVDTKSPGYTVGRKLDKLGLKVSDTAELSFTDVKVPVEDLLGEEHRGFSYLGQNLPQERASIAVGAYAQAKAAIRFAKDYTKQRNVFGQPVAGFQNTKFELAACQAEVDAAEAVVDRALEALDQGTLTPADAASAKLFCTEVAHRVIDRCLQLHGGYGFINEYPIARLYADNRVNRIYGGTSEVMKMIIAKDMGL, encoded by the coding sequence ATGCAGAGAACAGTTTTCGACAAAGATCACGAAGCCTTCCGCGAGACCGTGCGCGCCTTCCTCGAGGCGGAGGTGGTGCCGGTGTACGAGGAGTGGTACGCCGCCGGGATCGTGCCGCGCGAGTTCTATTACAAGCTGGGCGAACTGGGCGTGTTCGGCATCGAGGTGCCCGAGGAGTTCGGTGGCGCGGGCATCGAATCCTTCAAGTTCCAGGCCATTCTCATCGAGGAGTGCGCTCGCGCGGCGGTATCGCTGGGCGGGTCGGGTGTGCACGTGGGGCTGTGCCTGCCCTACATCCTCAACCTGGCCACCCAGGAGCAGAAGGAGCGCTGGCTGCCGGGCTTCGTCTCCGGTGAGACCATGTTCGCCATCGCCATGACCGAGCCCGGCACCGGCTCGGATCTGGCCGGAATGCGCACCACCGCAAAGCTTTCCGAGGACGGCACGCACTACGTGCTGAACGGGTCGAAGACCTTCATCACCGGCGGCGTGCTGGCCGATCGCGTCATCGTGTGCGCTCGCACCGCCGCGCCCGCCGAAGGCGATCGCCGCCACGGGATTTCGCTGTTCGCGGTGGACACCAAGTCGCCGGGCTACACCGTCGGCCGCAAGCTGGACAAGCTGGGCCTGAAGGTCTCCGACACCGCGGAGCTCAGCTTCACCGATGTCAAGGTGCCGGTCGAGGATCTGCTGGGTGAGGAGCACAGGGGCTTCTCCTACCTGGGGCAGAACCTGCCGCAGGAGCGCGCCTCCATCGCGGTCGGCGCGTACGCGCAGGCCAAGGCCGCCATCCGGTTCGCCAAGGACTACACCAAGCAGCGCAATGTCTTCGGGCAGCCGGTCGCCGGCTTCCAGAACACCAAGTTCGAGCTGGCCGCCTGCCAGGCCGAGGTGGACGCCGCCGAGGCGGTCGTGGACCGCGCGCTCGAGGCCCTCGACCAGGGCACGCTGACCCCCGCCGACGCCGCGTCGGCCAAGCTGTTCTGCACCGAGGTCGCCCACCGCGTCATCGACCGCTGCCTGCAGCTGCACGGCGGCTACGGCTTCATCAACGAATACCCCATCGCCCGGCTCTACGCCGACAATCGCGTGAACCGAATCTACGGCGGCACCAGCGAAGTCATGAAAATGATCATCGCCAAGGACATGGGCCTCTAG
- a CDS encoding Lrp/AsnC family transcriptional regulator, whose translation MITAIVLISAESDRIPETAQELADIKGVAEVYSCAGDVDLIAVVRVRDHEEIAEVVTGRINKTAGVLRTATHIAFKSYSRADVEAGFSIGE comes from the coding sequence ATGATTACCGCGATTGTGCTGATCTCCGCCGAGTCGGACCGGATTCCTGAGACCGCGCAGGAACTCGCCGACATCAAGGGGGTCGCCGAGGTGTACTCGTGCGCGGGGGATGTGGATTTGATCGCTGTGGTGCGGGTGCGCGACCACGAGGAGATCGCCGAGGTGGTGACCGGGCGCATCAACAAGACCGCGGGGGTGCTGCGCACGGCCACGCACATCGCGTTCAAGTCGTATTCGCGTGCCGATGTGGAGGCGGGGTTCTCGATCGGGGAATGA
- a CDS encoding MarR family winged helix-turn-helix transcriptional regulator — MRRLGLHLGQNHVLAVLWDDDGRTPGEMAAALNVTTPTIVKMATRMAGAGLLERRRDEHDNRLVRLWLTERGRALREPVEADRKALSDKVTADLTAAERTHLMSALAKIQRAAADLLGGPIDHTDAIPD, encoded by the coding sequence ATGCGACGCCTTGGGCTGCATCTCGGGCAGAATCACGTGCTGGCCGTGCTGTGGGACGACGACGGGCGCACGCCGGGGGAGATGGCGGCCGCGCTGAACGTCACCACCCCCACCATCGTGAAGATGGCCACCCGCATGGCCGGAGCGGGCCTGCTCGAACGCCGCCGCGACGAGCACGACAACCGCCTGGTCCGCCTGTGGCTCACCGAGCGTGGGCGCGCGCTTCGGGAACCGGTCGAAGCTGATCGAAAGGCGTTGTCGGACAAGGTCACCGCCGATCTCACCGCCGCTGAACGCACGCATCTGATGTCGGCGCTGGCGAAGATCCAGCGCGCCGCCGCCGACCTCCTCGGCGGCCCGATCGACCACACCGACGCCATCCCGGACTGA
- a CDS encoding cytochrome c yields MSSSPPSAPDPEGIGQATKIRKQRRTRRRLVGGLVLLMGLVGAGFAASALTPQAQVATAKEDQSALIREGKQIYDTSCVTCHGANLQGVQDRGPSLIGVGEAAVYFQVSTGRMPAARNEAQIQRKPPKFDAHQTDALGAYVESQGGGPTVLRDSNGEIASESIVADRDLGRGGELFRMNCASCHNFTGKGGALSSGKFAPPLEEATEQQIYLAMLTGPQNMPKFSDRQLTPDEKKDIVAYIKDRMETKSEGGYGLGGFGPATEGLAIWVVGIVVLVGSAMWIGSRS; encoded by the coding sequence ATGAGTTCATCTCCCCCGTCAGCGCCAGATCCCGAGGGGATCGGCCAGGCCACCAAGATCCGCAAGCAGCGCCGGACGCGTCGGCGGCTGGTGGGCGGTCTGGTTCTCCTGATGGGCCTCGTCGGAGCCGGCTTCGCGGCGTCGGCCCTGACCCCGCAGGCTCAGGTCGCCACCGCGAAAGAGGACCAGTCCGCGCTGATTCGCGAGGGCAAGCAGATCTACGACACCTCGTGTGTCACCTGCCACGGCGCCAACCTGCAAGGCGTGCAGGATCGCGGCCCCAGCCTCATCGGCGTCGGCGAGGCCGCGGTCTACTTCCAGGTCTCGACCGGCCGCATGCCCGCGGCCCGCAACGAGGCGCAGATCCAGCGCAAGCCCCCGAAGTTCGACGCGCACCAGACCGACGCGCTCGGCGCGTACGTCGAGTCCCAGGGCGGCGGCCCGACCGTGCTGCGCGACAGCAACGGCGAGATCGCCTCGGAGTCCATCGTCGCCGATCGTGACCTCGGTCGTGGTGGTGAGCTGTTCCGCATGAACTGCGCCTCCTGCCACAACTTCACCGGCAAGGGTGGCGCGCTGTCCTCCGGCAAGTTCGCGCCCCCGCTGGAAGAGGCCACCGAGCAGCAGATCTACCTGGCCATGCTCACCGGCCCGCAGAACATGCCCAAGTTCTCCGACCGGCAGCTGACGCCGGACGAGAAGAAGGACATCGTCGCCTACATCAAGGACCGGATGGAGACCAAGTCCGAGGGCGGCTACGGCCTCGGCGGCTTCGGTCCCGCGACCGAGGGCCTGGCCATCTGGGTCGTCGGCATCGTGGTCCTGGTCGGCTCCGCGATGTGGATCGGTTCCCGGTCATGA
- a CDS encoding MaoC family dehydratase yields MIDFSDFEQLRKAVGTEIGVSEWITVDQRRIDTFADATDDHQWIHVDAERAAAGPYGRTIAHGFLTLSLVVPMTAQVMTVSAASMAINYGLNKVRFINPVLVDSRIRGRFTLDALTDIPGGVQAVRTVTVEIEGQDKPACVAESIARYLA; encoded by the coding sequence ATGATCGACTTCAGTGATTTCGAGCAGTTGCGCAAGGCCGTCGGCACCGAAATCGGTGTCAGCGAGTGGATTACCGTCGATCAGCGGCGCATCGACACCTTTGCCGACGCCACCGACGACCACCAGTGGATCCACGTCGACGCCGAACGCGCCGCCGCCGGACCCTACGGGCGCACCATCGCGCACGGATTCCTCACCCTGTCGCTGGTGGTGCCGATGACCGCGCAGGTGATGACCGTGAGCGCGGCGAGCATGGCGATCAACTACGGGCTCAACAAGGTTCGATTCATCAACCCGGTGCTGGTGGACAGCCGCATCCGGGGGCGGTTCACCCTCGACGCGCTCACCGACATTCCCGGCGGCGTCCAGGCCGTGCGGACGGTGACCGTCGAGATCGAGGGGCAGGACAAGCCGGCCTGCGTCGCGGAGAGCATCGCGCGCTACCTGGCCTGA
- a CDS encoding phosphoribosylanthranilate isomerase — translation MGNEPMFAKVCGLTTEEQIDWAVELGYSAIGVVGTPKSKRYREPDRARELAAYARGRIRSFVVAFDRGEIEEVVDDFDVVQLYHWTALPNLAYCSANRPDPAQPYEYYFYDASTGSGVFAEFPDWLDTVPGKVVLAGGLNADNVAGVIEAHRPYGVDVSSSVEIAPGVKSFDAMRDFIAAVRG, via the coding sequence GTGGGAAACGAACCTATGTTCGCCAAGGTGTGCGGTCTGACCACCGAGGAACAGATCGACTGGGCCGTCGAACTCGGCTATTCCGCCATCGGCGTGGTCGGCACGCCCAAGAGCAAGCGCTACCGCGAACCCGACCGGGCGCGGGAACTGGCCGCCTACGCGCGCGGGCGCATTCGCAGCTTCGTGGTCGCCTTCGACCGCGGTGAGATCGAGGAGGTCGTCGACGACTTCGATGTGGTTCAGCTCTACCACTGGACCGCGCTGCCCAACCTCGCCTACTGCTCGGCGAATCGGCCCGATCCGGCGCAGCCCTACGAGTACTACTTCTACGACGCCAGCACCGGATCCGGTGTGTTCGCCGAATTCCCGGACTGGCTCGACACCGTGCCCGGCAAGGTCGTGCTGGCCGGGGGACTGAACGCCGACAATGTCGCCGGGGTCATCGAGGCGCACCGGCCTTACGGCGTCGACGTCTCCAGCTCCGTCGAAATCGCGCCCGGCGTCAAGAGTTTCGACGCCATGCGCGATTTCATCGCCGCCGTGCGGGGCTGA
- a CDS encoding cytochrome c oxidase subunit 3 — MTTAVGTPGSAITQRVHSLNRPNMVSVGTIIWLSSELMFFAGLFAMYFVARAQAHGNWPPEPTELNMKLAVPVTAVLVASSFTCQMGVFAAERGDVFGLRRWYVLTFLMGAFFVGGQATEYHALYQEGTSISSSVYGSVFFITTGFHGLHVIGGLIAFIFLLVRTKLSKFTPAQATAAIVVSYYWHFVDIVWIGLFATIYFVR; from the coding sequence GTGACGACCGCAGTAGGGACCCCAGGATCGGCCATTACCCAGCGTGTGCATTCGCTGAACCGGCCCAACATGGTCAGCGTCGGTACCATCATCTGGCTGTCGAGCGAGCTGATGTTCTTCGCCGGCTTGTTCGCCATGTACTTCGTTGCTCGCGCGCAGGCGCACGGAAACTGGCCGCCGGAGCCGACCGAGCTCAACATGAAGCTGGCCGTGCCGGTCACCGCGGTGCTGGTCGCGTCCTCCTTCACCTGCCAGATGGGCGTCTTCGCCGCTGAGCGTGGTGACGTGTTCGGCCTGCGTCGCTGGTATGTGCTGACCTTCCTGATGGGCGCGTTCTTCGTCGGCGGCCAGGCCACCGAGTACCACGCCCTGTACCAGGAGGGCACCTCGATCTCGAGCAGCGTCTACGGCTCGGTGTTCTTCATCACCACCGGTTTCCACGGTCTGCACGTCATCGGTGGTCTCATCGCGTTCATCTTCCTGCTGGTGCGCACCAAGCTCAGCAAGTTCACCCCGGCGCAGGCCACGGCGGCGATCGTCGTCTCGTACTACTGGCACTTCGTCGACATCGTCTGGATCGGCCTGTTCGCCACGATCTACTTCGTCCGCTGA
- a CDS encoding SDR family oxidoreductase codes for MSRSAKARKAFDVRLLLTGATGNIGRELTRILDADGIQFRALVRTPERADTLPAHADPITGDLDDPGALERAMDGVAALFLLVPGIGSEHTRSALKAAENAGVGRIVLISSAHVLVDPLPAMGSWHHERETMVRAGGIPFTILRPGGYMSNALEWIPNLRAGEPILDPSGPGRYAPIDPADIAAVAAHCLTEPGHESRHHHLTGPDLLTLGEQVAIFARILHRDIRIRETVTPGEAVAARFPNGAPPRLAAAIQEGFALMRADTVGVRTDTVAELLGRPARTFTEWCEAHRAAFPD; via the coding sequence ATGTCGCGATCGGCCAAGGCGCGCAAGGCTTTCGACGTGCGGCTACTGCTCACCGGCGCGACCGGAAACATCGGCCGCGAACTCACCCGCATCCTCGACGCCGACGGCATCCAATTCCGGGCGCTGGTCCGCACCCCGGAGCGCGCCGACACCCTTCCCGCACACGCCGATCCGATCACCGGCGACCTCGACGACCCGGGCGCTCTCGAACGCGCCATGGACGGTGTCGCCGCCTTGTTCCTCCTGGTCCCCGGAATCGGTTCGGAGCACACCCGCTCCGCGTTGAAGGCCGCCGAGAACGCCGGTGTGGGCCGAATCGTGCTGATCTCCTCGGCGCACGTCCTCGTCGACCCACTGCCGGCCATGGGCAGCTGGCATCACGAGCGCGAGACCATGGTGCGCGCCGGCGGAATTCCGTTCACCATCCTGCGACCCGGCGGCTACATGTCCAATGCCCTGGAGTGGATCCCGAATCTGCGTGCGGGCGAACCGATCCTGGATCCGTCCGGCCCCGGCCGCTATGCCCCCATCGATCCGGCCGATATCGCCGCGGTGGCCGCGCACTGCCTGACCGAGCCCGGCCATGAATCTCGGCACCACCATCTCACCGGCCCCGACCTCCTCACCCTGGGAGAGCAAGTCGCGATCTTCGCCCGAATCCTCCACCGCGACATCAGGATTCGAGAGACGGTCACTCCCGGGGAGGCGGTTGCCGCCCGCTTCCCGAACGGCGCTCCCCCGCGATTGGCCGCGGCCATCCAGGAGGGCTTCGCGCTCATGCGCGCCGATACCGTCGGCGTACGCACCGACACGGTGGCCGAACTCCTCGGCCGCCCGGCCCGCACCTTCACCGAATGGTGCGAAGCTCATCGTGCCGCATTTCCTGACTGA
- a CDS encoding carboxymuconolactone decarboxylase family protein: protein MTRFDLYANEIAGKFNKRLVTAARVIDESSLPKATQELVKIRASQINSCGMCLDMHTKDAAHAGETPVRLAMVAAWKESTVFTEPERAALALTEEGTRLADANPGISEDTWAQVRKNYDDDQIGALISLIATINAWNRLNVISGMVGGDYTPGQW from the coding sequence ATGACCCGCTTCGACCTGTACGCGAACGAGATCGCCGGCAAGTTCAACAAGCGCCTCGTCACCGCCGCCCGCGTCATCGACGAGTCCAGCCTGCCCAAGGCCACCCAAGAACTGGTGAAGATCCGCGCCTCCCAGATCAACAGCTGCGGCATGTGCCTGGACATGCACACCAAGGACGCCGCCCACGCCGGCGAAACCCCGGTGCGGCTGGCCATGGTCGCCGCCTGGAAGGAATCCACCGTCTTCACCGAGCCCGAACGCGCCGCGCTCGCCCTCACAGAGGAGGGCACCCGCCTCGCCGACGCGAATCCCGGTATCTCCGAAGACACCTGGGCCCAGGTCCGCAAGAACTACGACGACGACCAGATCGGCGCACTCATCTCCCTGATCGCCACCATCAACGCCTGGAACCGCCTCAACGTCATCTCCGGCATGGTCGGCGGCGACTACACCCCCGGCCAGTGGTGA